In Gemmatimonadetes bacterium T265, one DNA window encodes the following:
- a CDS encoding sigma-54-dependent Fis family transcriptional regulator — protein MLSVLVVDDDPTTRETLAEYFTGRGYAVRTAASATEGRRSAAAHSPDVAVVDLRLPDASGLTLFEALRADDPELAVVFLTGYADVPSAVRAMRDGAADFLEKPIDLAALDAAVRRAADHAGMRRELQLLRARDAEALWQDSAPATLTPALAPSLDRLVALAARNDDVPVLIIGETGTGKGFVARRIHELSSRATCPFVEINGASLAGALVESELFGHEKGAFTDARQAKRGLLEVAGRGTLFLDEVAELAPEVQPKLLKVIEERTFRRVGGTATLTSEARLLVATHTALEQAVDAGQFRADLYYRLQVLTIALPPLRDRPEQIPTLARTFLPPGATLPEVAVAALIAYDWPGNIRELKNALWRATILSDGGAILPEHLGLGVARRPAPDRQVALPVMTLADAERRAIDVALSATRGNRTRAASLLGIARSTLNEKLRTAAAAPAPRATPHAGQRSV, from the coding sequence ATGCTTTCCGTTCTCGTCGTCGACGACGACCCGACCACCCGCGAGACGCTCGCCGAATACTTCACCGGACGGGGGTACGCGGTGCGCACCGCCGCGAGCGCGACCGAAGGGCGCCGGTCGGCCGCGGCGCACTCGCCCGACGTGGCCGTCGTCGACCTTCGACTGCCCGATGCGAGCGGGCTGACGCTGTTCGAGGCGTTGCGCGCCGACGACCCCGAGCTCGCGGTCGTCTTCCTCACCGGGTACGCCGACGTGCCGAGTGCCGTGCGCGCGATGCGCGACGGGGCGGCGGACTTTCTGGAGAAGCCGATCGACCTCGCCGCGCTCGACGCGGCCGTGCGGCGTGCGGCCGACCACGCGGGGATGCGCCGCGAGCTGCAGCTGCTCCGCGCGCGCGACGCGGAGGCGCTCTGGCAGGACAGCGCGCCCGCCACGCTGACGCCCGCGCTCGCCCCGTCGCTCGACCGTTTGGTGGCACTCGCGGCGCGGAACGACGACGTCCCGGTGCTGATCATCGGCGAGACGGGAACCGGCAAGGGATTCGTGGCGCGGCGAATCCATGAGCTGTCCTCCCGCGCGACGTGCCCGTTCGTCGAGATCAACGGCGCCTCCCTGGCCGGCGCGCTCGTCGAGAGCGAGCTGTTCGGCCACGAAAAGGGCGCGTTCACCGACGCGCGGCAGGCGAAGCGCGGGCTGCTCGAGGTAGCCGGGCGCGGGACGCTCTTCCTCGACGAGGTCGCGGAGCTCGCCCCGGAGGTGCAGCCGAAGCTGCTCAAGGTGATCGAGGAACGCACCTTCCGGCGCGTGGGCGGGACGGCGACGCTGACGAGCGAGGCGCGACTGCTCGTCGCGACGCACACGGCGCTCGAGCAGGCGGTGGACGCGGGACAGTTCCGCGCCGATCTGTACTACCGGCTCCAGGTGCTGACCATCGCGCTGCCGCCGCTCCGGGATCGTCCCGAGCAGATCCCGACGCTCGCGCGAACGTTCCTCCCGCCCGGGGCCACGCTGCCCGAGGTCGCGGTGGCCGCGCTCATCGCCTACGACTGGCCGGGGAACATCCGCGAGCTGAAGAACGCGCTCTGGCGCGCGACGATCCTCTCCGACGGCGGCGCGATCCTCCCGGAGCACCTGGGACTCGGCGTGGCGCGGCGCCCCGCCCCCGACCGCCAGGTCGCGCTGCCGGTGATGACCCTCGCCGACGCCGAACGCCGCGCGATCGACGTGGCGCTGAGCGCGACCCGAGGAAACCGGACACGGGCGGCGAGCCTTCTCGGTATTGCACGCTCGACGCTGAATGAGAAGCTCCGCACCGCGGCCGCGGCGCCCGCTCCCCGCGCGACGCCGCACGCCGGCCAGCGCAGCGTCTAG
- a CDS encoding alpha/beta hydrolase: protein MKARNYWKPLAALTGAVAGAAALNAVVARPLGSLPNLIGGDAGWYDWRGYRIAWTRRGTGPALLLVHSIHAAGWSYEWRHDVDPLAAGGHTVWTLDLLGFGRSDRPDVDYSARLYVDLLRDFISEAIAEPTVLVGSSLSAAHAVAVAAGFRTVTGLVLVGAPGLNILATPPTPVNDATRAMIDAPLAGQALYNALVTKPSMGAFLRRTYYDSARVTPELLDAYSATAHQPGARHAPAAFIGQALNLYVGGALARVRQPILLTWGREAKEVPLTELDAYRAIRPDAAVRTFEACGSLPHDEKTEAWCAAVLEFTAGVRGAGAARGTATVSS, encoded by the coding sequence GTGAAAGCCCGCAACTACTGGAAGCCGCTTGCCGCCCTCACCGGCGCCGTGGCCGGTGCGGCCGCCCTCAACGCGGTCGTCGCCCGCCCGCTCGGCTCGCTCCCCAACCTGATCGGCGGCGACGCGGGGTGGTACGACTGGCGCGGTTACCGCATCGCCTGGACGCGCCGCGGCACGGGACCGGCGCTACTCCTCGTCCACAGCATTCATGCCGCCGGATGGTCGTATGAGTGGCGACATGATGTCGATCCCCTCGCGGCCGGGGGGCACACGGTCTGGACCCTCGACCTGCTCGGCTTCGGTCGCTCCGACCGGCCCGACGTCGACTACTCGGCGCGTCTCTACGTCGACCTGCTCCGCGACTTCATCAGCGAGGCGATCGCAGAACCGACCGTGCTCGTGGGCTCGTCGCTGAGCGCGGCGCACGCGGTCGCGGTCGCGGCAGGGTTCCGGACCGTGACTGGATTGGTGCTCGTCGGCGCGCCGGGGCTCAACATCCTCGCAACCCCGCCCACGCCGGTCAACGACGCGACGCGCGCGATGATCGACGCACCGCTCGCGGGGCAGGCCCTCTATAACGCCCTGGTCACGAAGCCGAGCATGGGAGCATTTCTGCGGAGGACGTACTACGACAGCGCGCGCGTGACGCCCGAGCTGCTCGACGCCTACTCGGCGACCGCGCACCAGCCCGGCGCCCGTCACGCGCCCGCCGCGTTCATCGGGCAGGCGCTCAACCTCTACGTCGGCGGCGCGCTCGCGCGGGTGCGCCAGCCGATCCTGCTCACCTGGGGGCGGGAGGCGAAAGAAGTCCCGCTCACGGAGCTCGACGCCTACCGTGCGATCCGGCCGGACGCCGCGGTGCGGACGTTCGAGGCATGCGGATCGCTGCCGCACGACGAAAAGACGGAGGCGTGGTGCGCGGCGGTGCTGGAGTTCACGGCGGGGGTGCGGGGGGCGGGCGCGGCGCGCGGCACTGCGACCGTGTCATCCTGA
- a CDS encoding DNA-directed RNA polymerase sigma-70 factor produces the protein MPPSLAHAEPAPLTHLLTAVRDGEAGATDALARAVYDELRTLAAGHLRRERADHTLQPTALVHEAYLRLFGGAPVDWRNRAHFFGMAARVMRQVLVDHARRAQTTKRDGGVPVALDDVIGLADGAGAPLDVLRVHDALESLAALDARQARVVELRFFVGLTLDETAAVLGVSPVTVSREWAMARAWLAAELRDG, from the coding sequence ATGCCACCCTCGCTGGCACACGCCGAGCCCGCTCCGCTCACCCACCTCCTCACCGCCGTGCGCGATGGGGAGGCGGGCGCGACCGACGCGCTGGCGCGGGCCGTGTACGACGAGCTGCGCACGCTCGCCGCCGGCCACCTGCGGCGCGAGCGCGCCGACCACACCCTCCAGCCCACCGCGCTCGTCCACGAGGCGTACCTGCGCCTCTTCGGCGGCGCGCCGGTCGACTGGCGCAACCGCGCCCACTTCTTCGGCATGGCCGCGCGCGTCATGCGGCAGGTGCTCGTCGACCACGCACGCCGCGCGCAGACCACCAAGCGCGACGGCGGCGTCCCGGTCGCGCTCGACGACGTGATCGGCCTGGCCGACGGCGCGGGCGCGCCGCTCGACGTGCTGCGCGTGCACGACGCGCTCGAATCGCTCGCCGCACTCGACGCCCGGCAGGCGCGCGTCGTCGAGCTCCGCTTCTTCGTCGGCCTCACCCTCGACGAGACCGCCGCCGTGCTCGGCGTGTCGCCCGTGACCGTCTCGCGCGAGTGGGCGATGGCGCGCGCGTGGCTCGCCGCGGAGCTGCGCGACGGCTGA
- a CDS encoding glycerol acyltransferase has protein sequence MLIEARKQPVLERLYAAYGRRLLRGAFARVRVGGASWPAGDGPVIAYANHAAWWDPILAVFLSHDVFRRDGYGLMDGVQLARYPFFRRVGCFGVTGEGLAIDDARAIGDYATRLLRGGRARALWLFPQGALLPSRAPLRFRSGLARISRAVPEAHLVPVAVRHEFRDVARPECVVRIGDPLVPDARTVRSSASYTRRLEGALGDTLAALDGDLAAGVDPAALGYNSVLTGGATVNRVYDQTVGRLIRRGA, from the coding sequence ATGCTGATCGAGGCCCGCAAGCAGCCGGTGCTGGAGCGTCTGTACGCCGCGTACGGCCGGCGGCTGTTGCGGGGGGCGTTCGCGCGCGTGCGGGTCGGCGGTGCGTCGTGGCCGGCCGGCGACGGTCCGGTGATCGCCTACGCCAACCACGCCGCGTGGTGGGACCCGATCCTCGCCGTGTTCCTTTCGCACGACGTGTTCCGGCGGGACGGGTACGGCCTGATGGACGGCGTGCAGCTCGCCCGGTACCCGTTCTTCCGGCGCGTTGGCTGCTTCGGGGTGACCGGCGAGGGGCTCGCGATCGACGACGCGCGCGCGATAGGCGACTACGCGACCCGCCTACTGCGCGGCGGGCGCGCGCGGGCGCTGTGGCTCTTTCCGCAAGGGGCGCTGTTGCCGAGCCGGGCCCCGCTCCGGTTCCGGTCCGGGTTGGCGCGGATCAGTCGGGCGGTGCCCGAGGCGCACCTCGTGCCGGTCGCGGTGCGCCACGAGTTCCGCGACGTCGCGCGTCCGGAGTGTGTCGTGCGGATCGGCGATCCGCTCGTGCCGGACGCGCGTACCGTACGCTCGAGCGCGTCGTACACGCGGCGGCTGGAGGGGGCGCTGGGCGACACGCTCGCCGCGCTCGACGGCGATCTCGCCGCCGGTGTCGACCCCGCCGCGCTGGGCTACAACTCCGTGCTCACGGGCGGCGCGACCGTGAACCGCGTCTACGACCAGACCGTCGGACGGCTGATCCGCCGCGGCGCGTGA